The stretch of DNA AAACGGTCGTCCCCTCTTTGGGTGGGTCGCCTGCGAGCGTGTGGTAGATGGTATCCTTTTTCTGGACGTCCGTGACGGCCCACTCAGTGCCGTCTGCGCGAAGGGTGCCGTGGTCTGCGGGTTGACCGCCGCCTTCGGGGTAGAAGAGGGTTTCAGCCAGTACGACGCGGTCGTCTTTGACGCGCGTTACGGTCGTCTCGAACGACCGCGCGGCAGTATCGGTGAGATACTGTGGAGTCGTGTCCATACCTGCTAGAGGAGGCTCGTTATTAATCAATCGGGTTGTCGTAACGCTAAAGAGTGGTACATACGTTTTTCTACGTAACATGAACACATCACCAACGCTCCGGGGGCGATTCTGTGGGAGTTGAGATCCAGGAGTCACCCATCACAGACGAGGCGTTCGAGGAGATGAAGCAGTTTGTCTTTGATTATCTCCAAGCGTCCGTCCGAAACGAAGACGAGGGTGGCCGAATGCGGTGGTACCCGTGGCACTCTGCGGAGTACCGATACAACCATATCCTGAACGTGGTGGCGATTGCAACGAAAATCGCACGCAGAGAGGGAGCAAACGTGGACGTGACGCGCGTCGCCGCGCTGTTTCACGACGTTGCCAAACTCGAAGCAGACCAAGAGATTCACGCAGAAGAGGGCGCTCGCGTCGCCCGCGCGTTCCTCGAATCACACGGCGACTACCCAGAGTCGTTCATCGTCCAAGTGTGTGATTCGATTACCGACCACTCCTATCAGGGCGACCTCTCGAACCTTACACTGGAAACCCGGTGTCTCATCGAGGCCGACTTGCTCGATAAGGTCGGCGCGAACGGCACGGCGCTCATGCTCCTGCGGATGGGGTACGAGGCGCGCACGCACATGGATTCGTCCGAGATGGTCGGACGCGTGCTCGAACGCGGCCGCGACGCCGCCCAGCGCGTCGAAAGCGACACCGCTCGCTCGATTGCCTTCGAGCGCTTAAAGCGCGTCAAGTGGTTCCAAGAGTGGCTCGAAGGCGAAATCGCTGAGATGGAAAGCGAGCTGTAAGCCGATTCGCTTTAGAGTAGCGTTCTCGCTGCGTCAGAAAGAAAGAGGACGCCGAACAGCGCGAGAATCCCCGCGCTCGCGTAGGCGACGGCGGGCGCGACGGCGTCCATCCGGTTTTCGGCAGCCACGAGCATTGCCGGAAAGCCGCCGACCCAGACGAGAATACCGCCGAAAAATCCGGCGAGAAGCATCACGCTTCCTGTTTCGACCACAAGCGACCCGGTCAGTGAGTCCCCCACGTAGGGCACGAGTGCGAACACGTCGATAGTGCCGGGTTGGAGCAGGCCAACGCCAATCGTGAGCCAGAACACGATTTGGTAGGGGTTCGTGAGCGCGAGCACGAACGCTTTTTTGAAGCCGTTTTGCTCATCGCCGTGACTGGTTCCGGTAAAGCTCTGTGTCGCGCTCTTTGCTGCGCCGTAGGCGAAATAACACATCAAGATGCCGCCCGCGCCGACCATGAAGCCACGGACGGTGGGATAGGTTTCGACGAACGTCACGGCTCCGTACAGCGCGAGCACGAAGAACACCACGTCAGCCGTGAACGCGCCGAGTCCGGCGCGAACGCCCGCGAGCCAGCCGCGGAGGACGCTTTCCTCTGCGATAACCGCGTTCATCGGGCCGGGGGGCGCAGCGATTGCGAGACCGAAAATAACGCCCGCAAAGAGCGTCGAGAGGGCTTCCAGCATTGGTGGACATAGGGGTGAAACTGCGAAAAGGGTGGTGTTCCCGGTTAGAAGCCGAGGCCCATCAGGTGACTGCGGAGGATGTCGTCTTCTTTGTTGCCCGCGCCGGTGTTCATGAGGACGATGGTGTCATCTTCGTCAAA from Haladaptatus sp. ZSTT2 encodes:
- a CDS encoding LysE family translocator, producing the protein MLEALSTLFAGVIFGLAIAAPPGPMNAVIAEESVLRGWLAGVRAGLGAFTADVVFFVLALYGAVTFVETYPTVRGFMVGAGGILMCYFAYGAAKSATQSFTGTSHGDEQNGFKKAFVLALTNPYQIVFWLTIGVGLLQPGTIDVFALVPYVGDSLTGSLVVETGSVMLLAGFFGGILVWVGGFPAMLVAAENRMDAVAPAVAYASAGILALFGVLFLSDAARTLL
- a CDS encoding HD domain-containing protein; this translates as MGVEIQESPITDEAFEEMKQFVFDYLQASVRNEDEGGRMRWYPWHSAEYRYNHILNVVAIATKIARREGANVDVTRVAALFHDVAKLEADQEIHAEEGARVARAFLESHGDYPESFIVQVCDSITDHSYQGDLSNLTLETRCLIEADLLDKVGANGTALMLLRMGYEARTHMDSSEMVGRVLERGRDAAQRVESDTARSIAFERLKRVKWFQEWLEGEIAEMESEL